The Brumimicrobium sp. genomic interval GGAAACAGCTTCATTTGGTAGAAAACCATTTAATGGCTCTCCTGATAAATCTTTACGTTGCGTAGCTGCATAAATAGTAGCAAAGGGATCGTAATCTTCGATTGGGAAATCTGTACCAAAAATAACCAATCCAAAAGTTTCTTGTAATGTTTTATATGCGTATGCACCTCCTTCTAAACGTTCCTTGCCAATATGATGTTCAGCCCATCGTTGATCTGAAGTAGCATGTGTTGGTTGTACAGAAGGAATCACGCCAGCAGCAGGAAATAATTGAAAATCATTTGGATGTATCACTTGTGCATGCTCAATGCGCCAGCGATGATCTTTCTGATCGCGCATGAGTGTATCAATCATATTCAATACAATTCTATTGGCAGAATCACCAATACAATGTGTATTAACTTGATATCTTAGTTCTTTTGCCATCTTAAAGATATTTGCTAATTCTGTTGGCGTATTCAGCAGGATGCCATGTTCATAGGGAGCATCAGTATATGGTTGGAGCATACAAGCACCATGCGAACCCAAAGCTCCATCTTCTACAACTTTAAAACTCCGAATGGAAAGATGTTTATTTCTATAAAAGCCTTCTCTTTCTGCAAATGCTATATTATCCTCAGTAGGAAAGAGCATAGCATATATATTGATTTTGAGTTTATTTTCGTTGGCTAATTCTATGAGGATGTCACGCTCTCTCTCTGTTATTCCCGCTTCATGGATGTGGGTAAGTCCAAGTGATAGGAAATCTTCTTGTATTTCTATGATTTTCTCCTTTATGATTTCCTTACTCGGTTCGGGGAGGTTGTTATTTACCAAATACAAAGCATTATCGAGCAAAATACCTGTGAGTCCGGCAGTATCTGCCATAATAACCCCTCCATCAATTGTAGTTTCTTCTGTAATTCCTACTAAATCCATCATTGCTTGATTGATAAGCATAGCATGACCATCCACACGGGTTAGCGCAACCGGGATATCAGGAAATGCTTCATTGAGTAATTTGTTGTTAGGTAACTTAGTTTCTCCCCATAAACTGTGATCCCAACCTCTTCCAATAATAATTTTTTGTTTGAGTTTGGCGTGATGTTTTTCCAAGATAGAAATCATTTGATAGTAGGAAGCTGCTTTTCGTAAATCCGCATTGAGGCGTTGGTTAACTAAGCTGAAAATATGACCGTGTGCGTCGTGAAAACCAGGGTATATGTCTTTCCATTTTGCATCGATTACCTTATCTGCTCTATATTTGTTTAAGATTTGGCGTTCGGGACCAACCTCTATAATCTTTCCATCTTTTATAGCCATTGCTTCCACAACGGTTAACGCATCATTCATAATATGGATTCTGCCTTTGTGGATAATAAGGTCCACCTTTTCTCCTTGAAAACAAGCACTAAATAAGAATAAGACAAGAACAAAATAAAAGTACTTCATATTTATTAGTTTAAAAGGTAAAAGTAATGAATCTTTGGAAGGAAAGGTATGACCTTGTAGCTTTATTCTTCCAAAACACATGAAAATAATTGATTGTCGTATTGTAAATTATTTTATGGTTTCTGTGTTCTCAATTTCACTATCTTTGTTCTATGCAAAAATTCCTTATTATACAAAGCGCTTTTTTGGGAGATGTGATACTTATGACGCCTATTGTTTCAGAGTTACACCGTCTTTATCCAGAAGCTCAAATTGATGTAGTAGTTCGTAAAGGGAATGAATCTTTGTTGCAAAATAACCCCAAAATCCACCGACTGATAGTTTGGAATAAGAAAGAACATAAATATGCTAATTTATGGAAGACACTTCGAGCCATCCGTCAAACGCGTTATGATGAGGTGATTACCTTACAACGTTTTACAAGTGCGGGAGTCTTAACTCTCTTTTCTAAAGCAAAAAGGAGAATAGGGTTTGATAAAAATGCATTTTCGTGGATGTATGGAATAACAAAACCACATTCTTTGTATTCCGGTTTGCATGAAGTGGAACGTAATTTAAGTTTGATTGCTCATCATGGAGCAGCTGCTCTGGTGAGACCCGAATTATTCCCTTCCCAAGAGGATGAAAAGGCGGTAAAATCCTATAAAGAAATAAACCCTGTGTATTATTGCTTAGCTCCAGCTTCAGTGTGGGAAACAAAGATGCTTCCTGCATATAAGTGGATAGAAATAATTAAATATTTAGTTACGAAGGGGGATGTTTTTTTACTAGGCGCTCCTTCCGATATTGAATTATGTAAGGAAATTCAATCCAATTTTGATGCACAAGTGTATAATTTAGCTGGAAAATTGAGTTTATTGCAAAGTGCAGCTTTGATGAAGGATGCTGCTATGAATTTTGTGAATGATTCAGGCCCTCTACACATTGCTTCTGCTATGAATGCACCTACTAGAGCTTTCTTTTGTTCCACTGTTCCTTCTTTTGGCTTTGGTCCTTTGGCAGATAATTCAAAAGTGATTGAAACGAAGCTGAATTTAGATTGTCGTCCTTGTGGTGAGCATGGGTTTCATGCGTGTCCGTTGGGACATTTTAAATGTGGGCATTCAATTGATGTTTCTCCAGAAAATTTAGATATTTAAATCCGTTGTGCATTTAGAAAAAAATAGACCCCGAGAGCCTTGGTTGCTCGGGGTCTATCTTTTTAAATAATTCTTATTTCTTATATTCTCGCAGATTAAACACAATCCATACATATTGTATAAATTATTGGTTTTATTTATCTTTTGTAAATGCACAACGGGTTATTTAAGTTATTTCTTGCCTTTTTTCTTCTTCTCTTTTTCTTTCACAGTGAAACGATACCCGTAGCGTAAACCAATATTGTAATAGGTCTGATTGTACTTAAAATCATTGAAATCAATATTATTTTGATTAAAATTGGCTGTCAACATTAAAAACCATTTTTCCACATTATATCCTCCTTGAATCATAAGGTCGATACGTGGGGCAAGCCCCATAAATCCACGATTAACATCTTCACCAGTTTCAGGATCTTTGAAAATATAATATTTCCCTTGTATCATTCCACCTAAACCACCGAAAATACTGAATTGCCAACCGTTGATATTGTTGAGGTAAGCATATCCGGGAACAGCTCCAGTTTCTATTACACCAATTGTATGTGCGGTTTGTACAGCAGTAGGCTCCTTGATATAACGATAAGGAACAATACCAGCCATGCTACTAACGGAGTAGAAATTAAGGCATGAGCGTAGATAAAATCCATAAGCCTTACGGGTGTATCTACCTACAACACCGGTAGCGGCTTTTATATTCAACGTTTTATCAAAGAAATAGAAAGCATTAAATCCAACGGATGCAGTAGTTAAACCATCATTCACAAAAACATTTTTCGGAGTTAACGGAATAGAATCTGATATTACTGTTGCATTTCGAATTCCGAATCCTTTGTAATTATGCATATCAATGCGGAAATACCATTTTTTTAATGAGAATTGGAGTCTTGTATCAAAATATTTTGTTTTCCCATAATATGAAGGTTTTTCAAGCGAGGAAGGAAGTTTATAGTTTATATTAAGCGAAAACCATTTATATGCAATACCAACTCCATGAATCAAGTTCATGTTTGGTTGATAGTTTAATTGTTTGAAAGTACCAAATTTATCTTGTAAGTAAAAGGGGGCATTTTTATACGAAATAGCTGTATGTAGAACTAATTTATTTCTGTACAAAACAAAAGGAAGAGTATCAGTAGTATCTTTTTCCTTTCTTTTCTCTTTCTTTTGAGAAAAACCTGTGCCAACAAAAGCAATGATTATAATAAATAGTATATATTTCACAATCCAAATATAACTTAATCAAACAAAATAACAGATATATTGTGTAACTTTACATTTTTATACCGATTTTAGGCAAGATTTTTTAAAAGCACAATGAAAAAACTGTACAAATTTCTACTGAACACCTTACCCAGACCACTTTTAATTAGATTAAGTTATGTATTTAAATTTTTTGCGCCCTACATCTATCAAGGGAATAAAGTGGCATGCCCGGTTTGTGAACATACTTTTCGAAAGTTTTTATCGTATGGGTCGAATGTAGCTCACAGAGAAAATGTGTTATGTCCTTACGACTTAACCTTAGAAAGACATCGTTTGATGTGGTTGTATTTAAATCAAGAAACTGATTTTTTTGAAGCACCAATTGAATTATTACATATTGCTCCGGAACAATGTTTTCATGGACTTTTTAAAAAACAAAAAAATCTAACCTATTTAACAGGTGATATTGAATCTCCCATTGCTGATTTACACTTCGACTTACACAATATTCCATTGGAGGATAATCGTTTTGATGTAATATTCTGTAATCACGTGCTCGAGCATGTGGAGGATGCGAATCAATGTATGCGTGAATTGTATCGTGTTATGAAGCCCGGAGGTTGGGGTATTTTTCAAGTGCCACAAGATTTAACGAGAGATAAGACCTATGAAGATCCAAGCATTACTTCTCCTGAAGAAAGAGAAAAGCATTTTTGGCAGAAAGATCATGTCCGACTTTTTGGATTGGATTATCCTGATTGGTTGCGGAGAGCAGGCTTTGAAGTAGAGGAGTTTGTTACAAGCAAGGAGTTTAGTAAAGAATTGATTGATCGCTATCGTTTGATCGAGAAGGAAATATTATATATTGCCCGAAAGAAATAAATTGCATACAACTCAATAAACAGCCATTTTTTCAGATATCTCATATTGGCATAAGTATTGACAATATGCATGTCGCTTTAATATATGCACTTTTGGAGCTGTTTCAAGAGTCTATATGTAGGTGTGCTGACATAATGACATATAAGAAAGAAGAAAAATAATATGGACGATATTTTTAACAAAAAAAGCATTGGTTTTGGAATTCCAGAAGACGCTGACATTTCAGATGCTGAATTTATTCCATTAATCACAGAAGAGGAAGAAGATAATATGCAAAAGGCAATATTTCCTTCTGATATCCCTATTTTACCATTGCGAAATAATGTATTATTTCCGGGAGTGGTAATCCCTATTACAGTGGGAAGGGATAAATCCATTGATCTCATCAAATTTGCTAATAAAACAGATAAAGTAATAGGTGTAGTTTCTCAAAAGAGTACTGATGTAGAAGATCCTGGAATGGAACATTTGCATAAAATTGGAACTGTAGCAACGATTATACGTTTGTTAAAAATGCCAGATGGAACATCAACCGCTATTATTCAAGGAAAAAGAAGATTTGAGTTAAAAGAAATTACCCAAAATACGCCTTTTTTACGTGGGAGAATAGAGTTGTGTAATGAGCAAATAGTGCCAAAGAGCGATAAGGAATTCACAGCTATGATTCAGTCTATGAAGAAATTATCCATGAAAATCATTCAAGAATCGCCTGAAATTCCTTCGGAAGCTCAATTTGCAATTAAGAATATTGATAGCCCTAGTTTCTTAATCAATTTTATTTCATCTAATATGAATGCCGATGTTTCAACGAAACAACAGCTTTTGGATGAACTAGATTGGAGAAAAAGAGCCATGTTTATTTTACAACATTTGACTGAAGAAGCGCAACAACTAAAAATGCGAAATGAAATTCAGTCACGTGTAAAGGTTGATTTAGATAAGAAGCAAAGAGAATATTTTCTACAACAACAAATCAAAACCATTCAAGAAGAATTAGGAGATGATCCTATTAGTCAGGATATTGAAGGGTTGAGACAACGTGCCCAAAAGATGCTGTGGACAGAGAAAGTAGAAAAAATGTTCTATAAAGAATTGAATCGCTTGGAACGTATGAATCCGCAAGGAGCTGAGTTTACTGTTCAGTTAAATTATTTGGATTTGTTATTAGATTTACCTTGGAGTAAATTCTCTAAGGATAAATTAGATTTAAAGAAAGCAGAAAAAATTCTTAATCAAGATCATTATGGGTTAGAAAAGGTGAAGAAACGTATCCTAGAATATCTAGCCGTCCTAAAACTGAAAAATGATATGAAATCTCCTATTTTATGCTTTTATGGACCTCCTGGAGTAGGTAAAACTTCTCTTGGAAAATCTATTGCAAAAGCATTGGGGAGAGAATATGTACGAATGTCTTTAGGTGGTATTCATGATGAGAGTGAAATCCGTGGACATAGAAAAACTTACATTGGAGCCATGCCGGGGCGTGTTATTCAGAATATTAAAAAAGCAGGAACCTCCAACCCAGTGTTTGTTTTAGATGAGATTGATAAAATTTCACATTCCAATCATGGAGATCCCTCCAGTGCAATGTTAGAGGTATTAGATCCAGAACAAAACAATGAGTTTTACGATAATTATGTAGAAACTGAATATGATTTATCACGTGTAATGTTTATTGCTACAGCCAATGATTTATCAACTATTCAAGGACCTCTACGTGATAGAATGGAATTAATTGAGGTTTCAGGATATACTGTTGAAGAAAAGATTGAAATTGCTAAACGTCATTTAATTCCTAATCAACTAAAAGCACATGGAATTGTAAAATCAGATTTTTCTATTAGTAGTTCCGTGCTTGAAAAACTGATAGAAGAATACACACATGAGTCGGGTGTAAGAGGCTTGGATAAAATGATAGCTAAGTTAGTACGTAATAGAGCGCGTCAGATTGCTATGGAGGAAAAATTTGAAAAAACGATTTCAGCAGATGATTTGAAAATAATTATTGGCCCAGGTCATGCCAAAACTAAGTATGACACGAATGAAACTGCTGGAATTGTAACTGGATTGGCTTGGACAAGTATGGGAGGAGATATTCTTTTTATAGAATCGTCTATTGCACCAGGAAAAGGTAAGTTAACGTTGACTGGGAATCTAGGTGATGTTATGAAAGAATCTGCTACCATTGCTATGCAATTCCTAAAATCTCATGCAGATTGGTTTAATATTAAACAAGATGTATTTACGAATTATGATGTACATATTCATGTTCCAGAAGGAGCGACACCAAAAGATGGTCCTTCTGCAGGAATTACCATGTTGACTTCTTTAGCTTCTTTGTTTACACAGCGTAAAGTAAAAAAATACGTAGCTATGACGGGGGAAATTACACTTCGAGGAGATGTATTACCTGTTGGGGGAATCAAAGAAAAAATTCTGGCTGCTAAACGGGCTTCTATTAAAGAAATCATTTTGTGCGAGAAGAATAGACAAGATATTGAAGAAATTAAAGCAGATTATTTAAAAGGACTAAAATTCCATTATGTGAATACAATGAAAGAAGTGTTGAATATCGCATTGACCAATCAAAAGGTGAAAGATGCTATTTCTTTCCATGAATGAGAATAATAGACTGTGGATAACTATCCATTATTATCTGATGAACTATCCATTAAAAATGGCTATTTTTGTTGTCCAAAATTTTAGAAAATTAAATGTATGAATTGGTTTACAGTTAAAGTAAAATATACGAAACAAACGGAAGACGGAAGATTCCAAAGAGTTACAGAGCCATACTTGATTGATGCAGCATCTTTTACTGATGCAGAAGCACGTATTTACAAAGAAGTAGGAGAATATATCCGAGGAGAATTTTTAATTACAGGCATTTCAAAAACAGAATTTGCTGATATATTCTATTA includes:
- a CDS encoding DUF4421 domain-containing protein: MKYILFIIIIAFVGTGFSQKKEKRKEKDTTDTLPFVLYRNKLVLHTAISYKNAPFYLQDKFGTFKQLNYQPNMNLIHGVGIAYKWFSLNINYKLPSSLEKPSYYGKTKYFDTRLQFSLKKWYFRIDMHNYKGFGIRNATVISDSIPLTPKNVFVNDGLTTASVGFNAFYFFDKTLNIKAATGVVGRYTRKAYGFYLRSCLNFYSVSSMAGIVPYRYIKEPTAVQTAHTIGVIETGAVPGYAYLNNINGWQFSIFGGLGGMIQGKYYIFKDPETGEDVNRGFMGLAPRIDLMIQGGYNVEKWFLMLTANFNQNNIDFNDFKYNQTYYNIGLRYGYRFTVKEKEKKKKGKK
- the lon gene encoding endopeptidase La, translated to MDDIFNKKSIGFGIPEDADISDAEFIPLITEEEEDNMQKAIFPSDIPILPLRNNVLFPGVVIPITVGRDKSIDLIKFANKTDKVIGVVSQKSTDVEDPGMEHLHKIGTVATIIRLLKMPDGTSTAIIQGKRRFELKEITQNTPFLRGRIELCNEQIVPKSDKEFTAMIQSMKKLSMKIIQESPEIPSEAQFAIKNIDSPSFLINFISSNMNADVSTKQQLLDELDWRKRAMFILQHLTEEAQQLKMRNEIQSRVKVDLDKKQREYFLQQQIKTIQEELGDDPISQDIEGLRQRAQKMLWTEKVEKMFYKELNRLERMNPQGAEFTVQLNYLDLLLDLPWSKFSKDKLDLKKAEKILNQDHYGLEKVKKRILEYLAVLKLKNDMKSPILCFYGPPGVGKTSLGKSIAKALGREYVRMSLGGIHDESEIRGHRKTYIGAMPGRVIQNIKKAGTSNPVFVLDEIDKISHSNHGDPSSAMLEVLDPEQNNEFYDNYVETEYDLSRVMFIATANDLSTIQGPLRDRMELIEVSGYTVEEKIEIAKRHLIPNQLKAHGIVKSDFSISSSVLEKLIEEYTHESGVRGLDKMIAKLVRNRARQIAMEEKFEKTISADDLKIIIGPGHAKTKYDTNETAGIVTGLAWTSMGGDILFIESSIAPGKGKLTLTGNLGDVMKESATIAMQFLKSHADWFNIKQDVFTNYDVHIHVPEGATPKDGPSAGITMLTSLASLFTQRKVKKYVAMTGEITLRGDVLPVGGIKEKILAAKRASIKEIILCEKNRQDIEEIKADYLKGLKFHYVNTMKEVLNIALTNQKVKDAISFHE
- a CDS encoding glycosyltransferase family 9 protein; translated protein: MQKFLIIQSAFLGDVILMTPIVSELHRLYPEAQIDVVVRKGNESLLQNNPKIHRLIVWNKKEHKYANLWKTLRAIRQTRYDEVITLQRFTSAGVLTLFSKAKRRIGFDKNAFSWMYGITKPHSLYSGLHEVERNLSLIAHHGAAALVRPELFPSQEDEKAVKSYKEINPVYYCLAPASVWETKMLPAYKWIEIIKYLVTKGDVFLLGAPSDIELCKEIQSNFDAQVYNLAGKLSLLQSAALMKDAAMNFVNDSGPLHIASAMNAPTRAFFCSTVPSFGFGPLADNSKVIETKLNLDCRPCGEHGFHACPLGHFKCGHSIDVSPENLDI
- a CDS encoding amidohydrolase, which gives rise to MKYFYFVLVLFLFSACFQGEKVDLIIHKGRIHIMNDALTVVEAMAIKDGKIIEVGPERQILNKYRADKVIDAKWKDIYPGFHDAHGHIFSLVNQRLNADLRKAASYYQMISILEKHHAKLKQKIIIGRGWDHSLWGETKLPNNKLLNEAFPDIPVALTRVDGHAMLINQAMMDLVGITEETTIDGGVIMADTAGLTGILLDNALYLVNNNLPEPSKEIIKEKIIEIQEDFLSLGLTHIHEAGITERERDILIELANENKLKINIYAMLFPTEDNIAFAEREGFYRNKHLSIRSFKVVEDGALGSHGACMLQPYTDAPYEHGILLNTPTELANIFKMAKELRYQVNTHCIGDSANRIVLNMIDTLMRDQKDHRWRIEHAQVIHPNDFQLFPAAGVIPSVQPTHATSDQRWAEHHIGKERLEGGAYAYKTLQETFGLVIFGTDFPIEDYDPFATIYAATQRKDLSGEPLNGFLPNEAVSFDVALKAMTSWAAIGCFEENTVGTLEAGKIANLVILDNPLKNTNRFMPNYAWKTIVDGKIIFEID
- a CDS encoding class I SAM-dependent methyltransferase: MKKLYKFLLNTLPRPLLIRLSYVFKFFAPYIYQGNKVACPVCEHTFRKFLSYGSNVAHRENVLCPYDLTLERHRLMWLYLNQETDFFEAPIELLHIAPEQCFHGLFKKQKNLTYLTGDIESPIADLHFDLHNIPLEDNRFDVIFCNHVLEHVEDANQCMRELYRVMKPGGWGIFQVPQDLTRDKTYEDPSITSPEEREKHFWQKDHVRLFGLDYPDWLRRAGFEVEEFVTSKEFSKELIDRYRLIEKEILYIARKK